The Nocardioides sp. S5 genome includes a window with the following:
- a CDS encoding CPBP family intramembrane glutamic endopeptidase, translated as MRTFIRRSLWDVVPRDQRDTPEAFRRRQVVAAIVVLVGAIVLGWSLRLEPGGNTFYVAAVLLAGIWAAGAFLSGRLHLGRISGGEVFIRPILAPILLGLLLVGVFVLGSLVVREIDPLADYVSSVLAYADEGSLTVLAVITFFNGIAEELFFRGAMYAAIPRHPVLWTTLAYVVATLATGNVMLGFAAVVLGVVCGLERRASGGVLAPILTHITWSLSMLFLLPLLF; from the coding sequence ATGCGCACCTTCATCCGACGCTCGCTGTGGGACGTGGTCCCGCGCGACCAGCGCGACACCCCGGAGGCCTTCCGGCGCCGGCAGGTCGTCGCCGCCATCGTGGTGCTGGTCGGCGCGATCGTGCTGGGCTGGTCGCTGCGCCTCGAGCCGGGCGGCAACACGTTCTACGTCGCCGCGGTCCTGCTCGCGGGCATCTGGGCGGCCGGCGCCTTCCTGTCCGGCCGGCTCCACCTGGGCCGGATCTCCGGCGGCGAGGTCTTCATCAGGCCGATCCTGGCGCCGATCCTGCTGGGCCTGCTGCTCGTCGGGGTCTTCGTCCTCGGCTCGCTGGTGGTGCGCGAGATCGACCCGCTGGCCGACTACGTCAGCTCGGTGCTGGCCTACGCCGACGAGGGCTCCCTGACGGTCCTGGCGGTCATCACGTTCTTCAACGGCATCGCCGAGGAGCTCTTCTTCCGCGGCGCGATGTACGCCGCGATCCCGCGCCACCCGGTGCTGTGGACCACGCTGGCGTACGTCGTCGCGACGCTGGCCACGGGCAACGTGATGCTCGGCTTCGCAGCCGTCGTGCTCGGTGTGGTCTGCGGCCTGGAGCGGCGCGCCAGCGGCGGCGTGCTGGCACCGATCCTGACCCACATCACGTGGTCGCTGTCGATGCTCTTCCTGCTGCCGCTACTTTTCTAG